From the genome of Brassica oleracea var. oleracea cultivar TO1000 unplaced genomic scaffold, BOL UnpScaffold00946, whole genome shotgun sequence, one region includes:
- the LOC106320508 gene encoding uncharacterized protein LOC106320508, whose translation MMASDPKLKAEIGPDGLAREAPVIAYTEKIIEEEQLQLRKYIEENYSKIRDVEREFGNLTLEMKLTAGPKKVALEHLRKKIEACTEKIHAAKLKEDEARKAYEAASKVVKDEEAIKQSLCDDLNSLVQESSNTQYARLEELKRRLEALNPNRSSSTSIQQVHEPETKSVADSLPAAASANQTHPENPVNDNWKEEGGKEQGQRPDGESKTRKKPQIQGRGRGIGIMNKGRGGWTGAGFDVDGRN comes from the exons ATGATGGCGTCGGATCCAAAACTGAAGGCAGAGATAGGTCCCGACGGATTAGCAAGAGAAGCTCCTGTTATTGCTTACACTGAGAAG ATAATCGAGGAAGAACAACTTCAGTTGAGGAA ATACATTGAGGAGAACTATTCAAAGATAAGGGATGTCGAAAGGGAATTTGGAAACCTCACCTTGGAGATGAAACTCACTGCTGGTCCTAAGAAAGTTG CGCTGGAACACTTGAGAAAGAAGATTGAAGCCTGTACTGAAAAGATCCATGCTGCTAAGTTGAAAGAAGATGAAGCCCGCAAG GCATATGAAGCAGCATCAAAAGTTGTCAAAGATGAAGAAGCAATAAAGCAGAGCCTTTGCGATGATTTAAACAGTCTG GTACAAGAAAGCAGCAATACTCAGTACGCCAGACTTGAGGAACTGAAAAGAAGACTAGAAGCGCTAAATCCAAATAGATCATCATCTACTTCTATTCAGCAA GTCCATGAACCGGAGACTAAATCTGTAGCCGACAGCTTACCAGCAGCAGCCAGTGCTAATCAGACTCACCCGGAAAACCCAGTTAATGACAACTGGAAGGAAGAGGGAGGTAAAGAACAAGGACAGAGGCCAGATGGAGAATCAAAAACGAGGAAGAAACCACAGATTCAAGGAAGGGGAAGAGGAATTGGAATCATGAACAAAGGTAGAGGAGGTTGGACAGGTGCTGGATTCGATGTGGATGGTAGAAACTGA
- the LOC106320507 gene encoding probable fructokinase-7: MGENAISGDLKNIAIDTGRSETLVVCFGEMLIDFVPTVGGVSLAEAPAFKKAPGGAPANVAVGVSRLGGSSAFVGKVGDDEFGRMLAEILRLNNVDSSGMRFDHEARTALTFVTLRGDGEREFLFFRHPSADMRLLESELDKNLIQKAKIFHYGSISLIEEPCRSTQLAAMKIAKASGSLLSYDPNLRLALWPSEEAARKEIMSIWNLADVIKISEEEITFLTGGDDPYDDEVVLQKLFHPNLKLLVVSEGPNGCRYFTQEFKGKVGGVKVKAVDTTGAGDAFVSGLLNSLASDLTILNDEKKLREALLFANACGAITATERGAIPAMPTMNAVQDLLSSSRS; this comes from the exons atgGGTGAGAACGCCATCTCAG GTGATCTCAAGAATATAGCGATCGACACAGGACGTTCAGAGACTCTCGTGGTCTGTTTCGGCGAAATGCTGATCGATTTCGTGCCAACGGTGGGAGGTGTATCGCTGGCGGAAGCACCAGCTTTCAAGAAAGCACCAGGAGGTGCACCTGCTAATGTAGCCGTTGGTGTCTCTAGACTCGGTGGCTCCTCTGCTTTCGTTGGAAAG gtaGGTGATGATGAGTTTGGACGAATGTTAGCTGAGATTCTAAGGCTGAACAATGTGGATAGCTCCGGGATGAGATTCGACCACGAAGCACGCACCGCTCTCACCTTTGTTACGTTGAGAGGTGACGGAGAGAGGGAGTTTCTGTTCTTCAGACACCCTAGTGCCGACATGCGTCTCTTGGAGTCTGAGCTTGACAAGAATCTAATCCAAAAG GCCAAGATTTTTCATTACGGATCTATCAGTTTGATCGAGGAGCCTTGCCGGTCGACTCAGCTCGCTGCTATGAAAATCGCTAAAGCCTCAGGGAGTCTCTTGTCGTATGACCCGAATTTGAGATTAGCGTTGTGGCCATCAGAGGAAGCTGCGAGGAAAGAGATCATGAGTATATGGAATTTAGCAGATGTTATAAAG ATTAGTGAGGAGGAGATAACGTTCCTGACTGGTGGAGATGATCCTTATGATGATGAAGTTGTGTTGCAAAAGCTGTTTCATCCAAATCTTAAGCTTCTTGTTGTTTCAGAAGGACCTAATGGCTGTAGATACTTCACTCAG GAGTTTAAAGGTAAAGTTGGTGGAGTGAAAGTGAAAGCGGTTGATACAACCGGTGCAGGAGATGCATTTGTGAGCGGTCTATTGAACAGCTTAGCTTCTGATCTCACCATTCTCAAT GATGAGAAGAAGCTAAGAGAGGCGCTTCTATTCGCAAACGCTTGTGGAGCTATTACTGCAACAGAGAGAGGAGCCATTCCAGCTATGCCCACCATGAATGCTGTTCAAgaccttctctcttcttctcgcTCCTAA